The nucleotide window TCGACGATCGCTTCGGCGTCGTCGCCCTCGTCGAAGCCATAAAGGACCTCGTGGATCACGACCTTGATTGCAAATACATCTTCGCTTTCACCGTTCAGGAGGAGATAGGGCTGAAGGGAGCCAAGTTCCTGGCGGAGCATTATAATCCGAGGTATGCCTTCGCCGTGGATTCATTCGCCTGCTGCTCATCCCTAACGGATGACGTTAAGCTGGGAAGCGGACCCGTTATACGGGCAGTTGACAACTCCGCAATCTACACCAAGAGGCTCGCCAGAAGGGTCTGGGCAATTGCGGAGAAGAACGGGATACCCATCCAGATAGGCGTGACGGGCGGAGGAACTGATGCCTCTGTCTTCCAGAGCAAGAGTGAGGTCCTAGCCCTCAGCATTCCCATCAAGTATCTCCACAGCGAGGTCGAGATGCTCCATCTCGCCGACCTCGAGGCCCTGATAAAGCTCATTGAGGCAGTAGTCTTTGAGCTCTGAAATTTAGACTTCCACCGGAGGTGATCCCTTGCTCAAATACCTCGGGTACTTCGCTGTCGGCATCGTTATTGGGACCCTAGCGGCTCTCTTCGGCCTCGGAGGAGGCTTCCTGATAGTCCCAACGCTCAACCTCCTCGGCGTTGAAATCCACAAGGCCGTCGGAACGTCGAGCGCGGCAATCGTCTTTACCTCGCTCAGCTCAGCCTACGCCTACCACAGGCAGGGAAGGATACACTACAAGGCAGGCCTTCTTTTGGCGAGCACCGCCATAGTGGGGGCCTACATCGGTGCCTGGCTGACGAGTCTAATCAGCGCCGAGATGCTCAAGATAATCTTCGGACTGACGCTGATACTCGTCGCGGTGAGGATCTATCGAAAGAAGCCGGTGGAGCCTACAGAGGTCAGGCTTGAGGA belongs to Pyrococcus yayanosii CH1 and includes:
- a CDS encoding sulfite exporter TauE/SafE family protein is translated as MLKYLGYFAVGIVIGTLAALFGLGGGFLIVPTLNLLGVEIHKAVGTSSAAIVFTSLSSAYAYHRQGRIHYKAGLLLASTAIVGAYIGAWLTSLISAEMLKIIFGLTLILVAVRIYRKKPVEPTEVRLEDVKVDYRLVPIGGFFAGIASGLLGVGGGIINVPFLTWLGLPIHYAVATSSFAIVFTSTSGAIKHYLLGNVEVQWLPLLVPGLILGAQLGARLAKRLKAVQLKNAFAVVMALLALRMVLKGLGYPAP